The following are encoded in a window of Pseudalgibacter alginicilyticus genomic DNA:
- a CDS encoding thioredoxin family protein encodes MSKFGELIDVEIPVLLEFYTEWNDQSTSMHPVLRDVAAALGDKAKVIKIDVEKNEELAEALRVKTLPTLIVYKDGEMKWRQSGEQDANTLISIMQKYF; translated from the coding sequence ATGTCAAAATTTGGAGAACTTATAGATGTAGAAATTCCAGTATTATTAGAGTTTTATACTGAATGGAACGATCAATCTACTTCAATGCATCCAGTACTAAGGGATGTTGCAGCTGCATTAGGAGACAAAGCGAAAGTCATTAAAATTGATGTTGAGAAAAATGAAGAACTTGCAGAGGCTTTGCGAGTAAAAACATTGCCAACATTAATTGTATATAAAGACGGTGAAATGAAATGGCGTCAGAGCGGTGAGCAAGATGCTAATACGCTTATTAGTATTATGCAAAAATATTTCTAA
- a CDS encoding metallophosphoesterase encodes MLRWITFIIIYLIADFYAFQAFKTAVKSNWLQIIYWLISALVLGNFVLQYYGFNRRDGFSHQHAYAVGFLIALIAPKVILGLSMFTEDVFRVPQALFRYFTEGNEAKGNYFASRRAFISKIALGVAAIPLASILYGIFKGRYNYKVLKYTLFFEDLPKAFDGYKLTQISDIHSGSFDNLEKVKYAVSLINEQESDVILFTGDFVNDKAEELVPYKNIFNKLKAKDGLFSILGNHDYGDYTTWDSETAKRKNLEDLKNVQKEIGFDLLLNEHRYLEKNGEKIALIGVENWGTGGFKQAGDLKKASQHIQETDFKILMSHDPSHWEHKVIQDNYHYHLTLSGHTHGMQFGIEIPGWFKWSPAKWRYKYWAGIYKEMGQYINVNRGFGYLAFPGRVGIWPEITVIELKKGKEIA; translated from the coding sequence ATGCTTCGCTGGATTACTTTTATTATTATTTACTTGATTGCAGATTTTTACGCCTTTCAAGCATTTAAAACAGCCGTAAAAAGCAATTGGCTTCAAATAATATATTGGCTTATATCTGCTTTAGTGTTAGGCAATTTTGTTTTACAATATTATGGGTTTAACAGAAGGGATGGCTTTTCGCACCAACATGCTTACGCCGTAGGTTTTTTAATAGCACTCATAGCTCCTAAAGTAATTTTAGGGTTGAGTATGTTTACAGAAGATGTATTTAGAGTTCCACAGGCACTATTCAGATATTTTACTGAAGGCAACGAGGCCAAAGGCAATTATTTTGCATCGCGCAGAGCCTTTATAAGCAAAATAGCATTGGGTGTAGCTGCCATCCCACTTGCTTCTATATTATACGGCATTTTCAAAGGTAGATACAATTATAAAGTTTTAAAATACACTTTGTTTTTTGAAGATTTACCTAAAGCTTTTGATGGTTATAAACTTACCCAAATTAGCGATATCCACTCAGGAAGTTTTGATAATTTAGAAAAAGTTAAATATGCCGTTAGTTTAATCAATGAGCAAGAGAGCGATGTTATTTTATTTACCGGCGATTTTGTTAATGACAAAGCCGAAGAGTTAGTACCTTACAAAAACATTTTTAATAAACTAAAAGCTAAAGATGGTTTGTTTTCTATTTTAGGAAATCATGACTATGGCGATTATACCACTTGGGACTCAGAAACTGCAAAACGCAAAAATTTAGAAGACCTAAAAAATGTTCAAAAAGAAATAGGGTTTGATTTATTACTAAACGAACATCGTTATTTGGAAAAAAATGGAGAAAAAATCGCCCTCATTGGTGTTGAAAACTGGGGGACAGGTGGCTTTAAACAAGCTGGCGATTTAAAAAAAGCCTCACAACACATACAGGAAACCGATTTTAAAATATTAATGAGCCACGATCCATCGCATTGGGAGCATAAAGTAATTCAAGACAATTATCATTACCATTTAACCCTAAGCGGACACACCCACGGTATGCAATTTGGTATAGAAATACCTGGTTGGTTTAAATGGAGCCCTGCAAAATGGCGGTATAAATATTGGGCTGGTATTTATAAAGAGATGGGGCAATATATAAACGTAAATAGAGGTTTTGGCTATTTGGCATTTCCAGGACGTGTTGGCATTTGGCCTGAAATAACGGTAATTGAGCTCAAAAAAGGTAAAGAAATTGCATAA
- a CDS encoding tetratricopeptide repeat protein, translating to MKHIVFFLLPFIFFSKNNNNIFYFQENEKNTINTLIDRAWELTLIENDSALFYSQQAFQIAKNNNYFLGMAMALESQGLYHEIVSGDYALASKFYFEGIEICEKNNLNYASSIYHSLGVMFHTSDNYEKALEYYNTAYNIAKEDKDYMLQKKCLINIGSIYSSLEKYQKAEEIMLASLDIRVNNELDFNIYANLGNLFIRQKQFKEAIPYLEKSVEIHQDNLDSEKNLMYLIEAKAALKDSIRMKPLIKRAIIEAENITAMRAKGNLYNALSGYFYAFKDYKTAFDYHKKYHEIFVEKKEKQRDQTVYDLETKYQTEKKERELEIKKANEKLFINSLWFLGVLLLLVTFFYFKNRKKNQLLAEQKALLETTLEDKNILLKEIHHRVKNNLQVISSLLSLQQRQISDVKASQAIQEGRDRVKAMALIHQNLYQDTDLIGVEINDYVNKLAKSLIKNYQVDETRIELKLGIDTIKLDVDTIIPLGLVINELISNALKYAFTDQTSGVIDISLKIKNNLLILSVTDNGKGLPKDFNIDQISSLGFRLIKAFSEKLKAKLDLNSSKRGTEIVLAMPNIKTN from the coding sequence TTGAAACACATCGTATTTTTCTTACTTCCATTCATTTTTTTTTCTAAAAACAATAACAACATTTTTTACTTTCAAGAAAATGAAAAAAACACAATTAATACTTTAATAGATAGAGCATGGGAACTTACCTTAATAGAAAATGATAGCGCACTATTTTACAGTCAACAAGCGTTTCAAATAGCGAAAAATAATAATTATTTTTTGGGTATGGCAATGGCTCTTGAGAGTCAGGGTTTATATCATGAAATTGTAAGCGGTGATTATGCTTTAGCGAGTAAATTTTATTTTGAAGGGATTGAAATTTGTGAAAAAAACAATCTAAATTACGCTTCGTCTATTTACCATTCGTTGGGGGTTATGTTTCATACTTCAGACAATTATGAAAAGGCATTAGAATACTATAATACCGCTTATAACATTGCTAAAGAAGATAAGGATTACATGCTTCAAAAAAAATGTTTAATTAACATAGGGTCTATCTATTCCTCATTAGAAAAGTATCAAAAGGCTGAAGAAATTATGTTAGCAAGTTTAGATATACGTGTTAATAATGAGTTAGATTTTAATATTTATGCTAATCTTGGAAATTTATTTATTCGTCAGAAACAATTTAAAGAAGCTATTCCTTATTTAGAAAAATCTGTAGAAATACATCAAGATAATTTAGATTCTGAAAAAAACCTGATGTATTTAATTGAAGCCAAAGCAGCTTTAAAAGATTCTATTAGGATGAAGCCCTTAATTAAACGCGCCATTATTGAAGCCGAAAACATAACAGCTATGCGTGCAAAAGGTAATTTGTATAATGCGTTATCAGGATATTTTTATGCTTTTAAAGACTATAAAACCGCATTTGATTATCATAAAAAGTATCATGAAATTTTTGTTGAAAAAAAAGAAAAGCAGCGCGATCAAACAGTTTATGATTTAGAAACTAAATATCAAACTGAAAAAAAAGAGCGCGAATTAGAGATTAAAAAAGCCAATGAAAAACTGTTTATTAATAGCCTCTGGTTTTTAGGGGTACTACTTTTATTAGTTACTTTCTTTTATTTTAAAAACAGAAAAAAGAATCAATTGTTAGCCGAACAAAAAGCACTATTAGAAACAACTTTAGAAGATAAAAATATTCTTCTAAAAGAAATACATCATCGTGTAAAAAACAATTTGCAAGTTATATCTTCATTATTGAGTTTGCAACAACGCCAAATAAGTGATGTTAAAGCATCTCAAGCCATACAAGAAGGACGAGATCGTGTAAAAGCTATGGCATTAATTCATCAAAATTTATATCAAGATACCGATCTTATAGGTGTAGAGATTAATGATTATGTAAATAAATTAGCAAAAAGCTTGATTAAAAATTATCAAGTAGATGAAACACGTATAGAACTTAAGCTAGGTATAGATACTATAAAATTAGATGTTGATACCATAATTCCCTTAGGGCTTGTTATTAACGAGTTAATTAGCAATGCTTTAAAATATGCTTTTACTGATCAAACTTCGGGAGTTATAGATATAAGTTTAAAAATTAAAAACAACTTATTAATTCTATCTGTTACTGATAATGGTAAAGGTTTGCCAAAAGATTTTAATATTGATCAAATTTCCAGTTTAGGGTTTAGACTCATTAAAGCGTTTAGCGAAAAATTAAAAGCTAAGTTGGATCTTAACTCTTCAAAAAGAGGAACTGAAATAGTCTTGGCTATGCCTAATATAAAAACTAATTGA
- a CDS encoding T9SS type A sorting domain-containing protein encodes MKQQLHNLTMNFTTLQKVSTLVFFFLVSLSYGQIYVDYTATGANDGSSWTDAYTSIQTAVDYVSINEEIRIAKGIHIEGARIIISHADAILKGGYDTSTNVQDGITTLDGENTYAIMWINQVTSGTVLENFTFINGSAQRGAAIEINNATPELYNINFIDNNATSSGGALYLSYGASPILGNVVFDNNSTGSGSGGAIIAINSTLTINNATFTNNNVQSYGGAVDNLDSVITIENAIFKNNSSENGGAISTRGSAETTSTTLTNVAFIDNTANFLGGSVYTENQMETYTIVNALFYNNSAAYNGAVYNSGDMTITNSTFINNSAGLYNGNNLTLFNTVFYNNGTIDINGAFSASTSNIASDNPSTDLEATTGFVDLTGLDASSIFIDVNDPDGADDVWNTTDDGFSLVTNSPLIDAGDSSLITENYDITGETNRIINSAIDIGAYETTNTLSTNDINVISNFLVYPNPATDIINITSTKPITKIELFDLSGKLVLKTTNSTNINISSLHSGFYLLSVFSENTKTVKKLIIR; translated from the coding sequence ATGAAACAACAATTACACAATTTAACAATGAATTTTACAACATTACAGAAGGTAAGCACATTAGTTTTTTTCTTTTTAGTTAGCCTGTCTTACGGACAAATTTATGTAGATTACACAGCTACTGGCGCTAATGATGGTAGTTCTTGGACGGATGCCTATACAAGTATACAAACGGCTGTGGATTACGTTTCTATAAATGAAGAAATTCGCATAGCTAAAGGTATTCATATAGAAGGGGCTAGAATAATAATTTCTCATGCTGATGCGATTCTAAAAGGAGGATATGATACCAGTACCAATGTACAAGATGGCATTACAACTTTAGATGGAGAAAACACCTATGCTATCATGTGGATTAACCAAGTGACATCTGGCACCGTATTAGAAAATTTTACATTTATAAATGGGTCAGCACAGAGAGGTGCTGCAATAGAAATTAATAATGCCACTCCAGAATTGTATAATATTAACTTTATAGATAATAACGCAACAAGCTCTGGCGGCGCACTTTATTTGAGTTACGGAGCATCACCAATATTAGGAAATGTAGTTTTTGATAATAATTCTACAGGTAGTGGTTCTGGAGGTGCTATAATAGCGATAAATAGCACGCTCACAATAAATAATGCTACCTTCACAAATAATAACGTACAATCTTATGGTGGTGCTGTAGATAACCTTGACTCCGTAATTACCATAGAGAATGCCATCTTTAAAAATAATTCAAGTGAAAATGGAGGAGCTATAAGCACAAGAGGCTCTGCGGAAACTACAAGTACGACATTAACTAACGTAGCATTTATAGATAATACAGCAAACTTTCTCGGCGGAAGTGTATATACCGAAAACCAAATGGAAACTTACACGATAGTAAACGCTCTTTTTTATAATAATTCAGCAGCTTATAATGGTGCTGTTTATAATAGCGGAGATATGACTATAACCAATAGTACATTCATTAATAATTCTGCAGGTTTATATAACGGAAACAATTTGACACTATTTAACACCGTATTTTACAATAATGGTACTATTGATATTAATGGAGCTTTTTCAGCTAGTACATCTAACATTGCTTCAGATAATCCTAGCACAGATTTAGAAGCAACTACAGGGTTTGTTGACCTAACTGGTTTAGATGCAAGCAGTATATTTATAGATGTTAATGACCCTGATGGTGCTGATGATGTATGGAATACTACCGATGATGGTTTTTCTTTAGTAACAAACTCTCCATTGATAGATGCTGGTGATAGCAGCCTTATTACAGAAAACTATGATATAACAGGAGAAACCAATAGAATAATAAATAGCGCTATAGATATTGGAGCTTATGAAACGACAAATACCTTATCTACAAACGATATTAACGTAATCTCTAATTTTCTAGTATATCCAAACCCAGCAACAGATATTATTAATATCACCTCAACAAAGCCCATCACTAAAATTGAGCTATTTGATTTGTCTGGAAAACTAGTTTTAAAAACAACTAATTCAACTAATATAAATATTAGCTCATTACATTCAGGCTTTTATCTATTAAGTGTTTTTAGTGAGAATACAAAGACTGTTAAAAAGCTTATTATTAGGTAA
- a CDS encoding response regulator transcription factor: MSKIHILIVEDDPFIAEDIREALTNIDYQVVGIAHTKIEAINLLEQTSPDIVLLDINLGDNLDGILIAEAINSDFQIPFLYLTSYSNKEIIDKVKHTLPMGYIVKPFDEADLFSAIEIAVSNYYKFNKTEALHLELINNTISNTITQKEFDILKDIYQGSTNNQMAETHFVSINTIKTHIKSIYEKLDVHSRSEVIIKLKTITNS, from the coding sequence ATGAGTAAAATTCATATTCTTATTGTTGAGGACGATCCTTTTATAGCAGAAGATATTAGAGAAGCCCTTACCAATATAGATTATCAGGTTGTTGGTATAGCACATACTAAAATAGAAGCTATTAATTTACTTGAACAAACATCGCCAGATATAGTGTTGCTCGATATTAATCTTGGCGATAATTTAGATGGTATTTTAATTGCCGAAGCTATAAATTCCGACTTCCAAATTCCATTTTTATACCTTACTTCTTATTCCAATAAAGAAATTATTGACAAAGTAAAACATACGCTTCCAATGGGGTATATTGTGAAGCCATTTGATGAAGCAGATCTGTTTTCTGCCATTGAAATAGCCGTTTCAAATTATTACAAATTCAATAAAACCGAGGCTTTACATCTTGAATTAATTAATAACACCATTTCTAATACAATCACCCAAAAAGAGTTTGATATTTTAAAAGACATCTACCAAGGCAGTACTAATAATCAAATGGCAGAAACCCATTTTGTAAGCATTAATACCATAAAAACACATATAAAAAGCATCTACGAAAAACTAGATGTACACTCGCGCTCGGAGGTTATTATAAAACTAAAAACAATTACAAATAGTTAA
- a CDS encoding leucine-rich repeat domain-containing protein, with amino-acid sequence MKTKLFYRLLLTVLCGIFTTQVNAQEVGDTFTANNGIEYQITFITDRGASKVKAIDYSGTSTSVDIPLIVSDDGNSYNVTAIGDEAFKQTHNEGPLTSVTIGNAVTSIGNRAFQDNNFTSVDIPNSVISIGDYAFSYNNITSLTIGSGVTSIGERAFTSNDITSLTIPNSVTSIGRYAFVGNDLTEVISLSENPATITSNVFDDDSLLVTQLKT; translated from the coding sequence ATGAAAACAAAATTATTTTACAGATTATTACTTACCGTGCTTTGCGGTATTTTTACAACACAAGTAAATGCACAAGAAGTTGGTGATACTTTTACTGCAAATAATGGTATTGAGTACCAAATAACATTTATTACTGATAGAGGAGCTAGTAAAGTAAAAGCTATAGACTATAGCGGTACAAGCACCTCTGTTGATATTCCTTTAATAGTTAGTGATGATGGCAATAGTTATAATGTAACAGCTATAGGTGATGAAGCTTTTAAACAAACCCATAACGAAGGTCCTTTAACAAGTGTTACAATTGGTAATGCTGTTACTTCAATAGGAAATCGTGCTTTTCAAGACAATAATTTTACAAGTGTTGATATACCAAATAGTGTAATCTCAATAGGAGATTATGCTTTTAGTTATAATAATATTACAAGTCTTACTATTGGTAGTGGTGTAACTTCTATAGGGGAAAGAGCTTTTACTTCAAATGATATTACAAGTCTTACTATTCCAAACTCTGTAACTTCAATAGGAAGATATGCTTTTGTTGGTAATGATTTAACCGAAGTCATTTCTCTAAGCGAAAATCCTGCAACAATAACAAGTAATGTATTTGATGACGATTCCTTGTTGGTTACTCAACTTAAAACATAG
- a CDS encoding leucine-rich repeat domain-containing protein, which produces MGEAAFYNHTNITEVTSEDETPATLGNNAFLDNSTIHLIIPEGTTQAYIDAGWTGFIISEKFTLGDMVYEIINTNPLEVSIIDYTGTSTDVIIDTSVDYDNNNYTITAIGERAFNTANLTSVVFPSSLTSIGESAFSYNDLTSITIPKSVTYIGEKAFDYNDITNVISESENPARLENNTFYNNSLITLTIPTGTTQIYTDANWRNFKTIVENSTLSTQEIALSKQLYIITNTNTLTITSQSITIKQVEIYAITGAKVKVASGTNNQIAINHLNTGVYIANIYTNKGITSKKFIKR; this is translated from the coding sequence ATAGGAGAAGCTGCTTTTTATAATCACACTAACATAACAGAGGTGACATCAGAAGATGAAACTCCTGCAACATTAGGAAATAATGCGTTTTTAGATAATAGCACCATACATTTAATCATACCAGAAGGTACAACCCAAGCTTATATAGATGCTGGATGGACAGGGTTTATAATTTCAGAAAAATTTACATTAGGAGATATGGTATATGAAATAATAAACACGAACCCACTTGAAGTTAGCATTATAGACTACACAGGAACAAGTACAGATGTAATAATAGATACAAGTGTTGATTATGATAATAATAATTATACTATAACGGCAATAGGAGAAAGAGCTTTCAATACTGCTAATTTAACAAGCGTTGTTTTTCCAAGCTCTTTAACTTCAATAGGAGAAAGTGCTTTCAGTTATAATGATTTAACAAGTATTACTATTCCAAAATCTGTAACTTATATAGGAGAAAAAGCTTTCGATTATAATGATATAACAAATGTTATATCAGAAAGTGAAAACCCGGCAAGATTAGAAAATAATACATTTTATAATAATAGTCTTATAACTTTAACCATACCAACAGGTACAACACAAATATATACAGATGCTAATTGGAGGAATTTTAAAACTATAGTAGAAAATTCAACATTATCCACACAAGAGATAGCCTTATCAAAACAATTATATATAATTACAAATACAAATACCTTAACCATAACAAGCCAATCTATTACCATAAAACAAGTAGAAATATACGCAATTACAGGTGCTAAAGTTAAAGTAGCTTCTGGTACAAACAACCAAATAGCAATTAATCATTTAAATACCGGTGTTTATATTGCAAATATTTACACAAATAAAGGTATTACCTCCAAAAAGTTTATAAAACGATAA
- the polA gene encoding DNA polymerase I produces MSDKKRLFLVDAYALIFRGYYAFIKNPRINSKGEDTSAIMGFMNSLLDVIKRERPDHLAVCFDKGGSADRVEIFEAYKANRDETPEGIKTAIPHICNILEAMHIPIMVKEGYEADDVIGTLAKKAEKEGYTTFMVTPDKDFAQLVSENIFMYRPVFGGGYETWGIPEVLKKFEVTDPLQVIDFLGMMGDASDNIPGLPGVGEKTAKKFLAQFGSMEGLLANTDQLKGKMKEKVEANGELGLLSKKLATIMLDVPVEFNAKDFEMSEPDVPKVTEIFQELEFRRLIDNFTKTFAVQQTTPGEVTNKASEVTKTKETPKEVKSAGAGQFSLFGAEPSSAEVSTENTLERKTIENTSHFYQSVAPGIATKLFVKNLMHQTSVCFDTETTGLNPLTAELVGIAFSWEVGKGFYLPFSEKKEEAQELIEQLRPFFESETIEKVGQNLKYDIKVLAKYNIEVKGPLFDTMLAHYLINPDMRHNMDVLAETYLNYTPVSIETLIGKKGKNQLSMRHVSLEKQTEYAVEDADITLQLKKLFQNELGEANTQTLFDDIEIPLLRVLAAMELEGINLDEKFLNSLSEQLNTDISNLEKSIYEAAGEEFNIASPKQLGDILFDKMKLVDKPKKTKTGQYATGEEILSYLAKDHEIIQQILDYRGLSKLKSTYVDALPNQVESSTKRVHTDYMQTVAATGRLSSNNPNLQNIPIRTERGRQVRKAFVPRNEDYILLAADYSQIELRIIAALSKEETMISAFKNGEDIHASTASKVFNVPIAEVTREQRSNAKTVNFGIIYGVSAFGLSNQTNLSRSESKELIDTYYETYPKLRKFMSEQVDFARDNGYVQTVLGRRRYLKDINSRNAVVRGAAERNAVNAPIQGSAADIIKIAMINIYKKLQANNYKTKMLLQVHDELVFDVYKPELDAIKDLVKTEMEHAYKLEVPLDVEIDTGLNWLEAH; encoded by the coding sequence ATGTCAGATAAAAAACGCCTTTTTTTAGTAGATGCATATGCATTAATTTTCCGGGGTTATTATGCCTTTATAAAAAACCCAAGAATCAATTCCAAAGGCGAAGATACCTCTGCCATTATGGGGTTTATGAATTCACTTTTGGATGTAATAAAAAGAGAACGACCAGACCATTTAGCTGTTTGTTTTGATAAAGGAGGTAGTGCAGACCGTGTAGAAATATTTGAAGCTTACAAAGCAAATAGAGATGAAACACCCGAAGGTATAAAAACAGCCATTCCCCATATTTGTAATATTCTTGAAGCCATGCATATTCCTATTATGGTAAAAGAAGGGTATGAAGCCGATGATGTTATTGGAACACTTGCAAAGAAAGCCGAAAAAGAGGGCTATACCACTTTTATGGTAACGCCAGATAAGGATTTTGCACAGTTGGTTTCAGAAAATATTTTTATGTATCGTCCTGTATTTGGTGGAGGGTATGAAACTTGGGGCATACCTGAAGTGCTGAAAAAATTTGAAGTTACTGACCCTCTACAAGTGATTGACTTTTTAGGCATGATGGGTGATGCAAGTGATAATATTCCAGGACTTCCTGGCGTTGGCGAAAAAACAGCTAAGAAATTTTTAGCACAGTTTGGTAGTATGGAAGGCTTGTTGGCCAATACTGATCAGTTAAAAGGAAAGATGAAAGAGAAAGTGGAGGCGAATGGAGAATTGGGTTTGCTATCTAAAAAATTAGCAACCATCATGCTGGATGTTCCAGTGGAATTTAATGCTAAAGATTTCGAAATGTCGGAACCAGATGTTCCTAAAGTGACCGAAATTTTTCAAGAATTAGAGTTTAGGCGTTTAATTGATAATTTTACAAAAACCTTTGCTGTTCAACAAACAACTCCTGGTGAAGTAACAAATAAGGCTTCAGAAGTCACGAAAACAAAAGAAACACCAAAGGAAGTAAAATCGGCTGGAGCAGGACAATTCTCTTTGTTTGGAGCCGAACCAAGTTCCGCAGAAGTGTCAACCGAAAATACTTTAGAGCGCAAAACCATTGAAAATACCTCCCATTTTTACCAAAGTGTAGCGCCTGGTATAGCAACAAAATTGTTTGTTAAAAACTTAATGCATCAAACGTCTGTTTGTTTTGATACTGAAACTACGGGGTTAAATCCTTTAACGGCAGAATTGGTTGGTATAGCATTTTCATGGGAAGTAGGTAAAGGTTTTTATTTGCCATTTTCAGAAAAGAAAGAAGAAGCACAAGAATTAATAGAACAATTGCGACCATTTTTTGAAAGCGAGACTATTGAAAAAGTTGGGCAGAATTTGAAATACGATATTAAGGTTTTAGCAAAATATAATATTGAGGTTAAAGGGCCGTTATTTGACACCATGTTAGCGCATTATTTAATTAATCCAGATATGCGTCATAATATGGATGTGTTGGCGGAAACCTATTTAAATTATACGCCTGTTTCTATTGAAACGTTGATTGGCAAAAAAGGAAAAAATCAGCTTTCAATGCGCCATGTGTCTTTGGAAAAACAAACGGAATATGCGGTAGAAGATGCCGATATCACCTTGCAGTTAAAAAAACTTTTTCAAAACGAATTAGGAGAAGCTAATACGCAAACTCTTTTTGATGATATTGAAATTCCTTTGCTACGTGTTTTAGCAGCTATGGAATTGGAGGGAATTAATTTGGATGAGAAATTTTTGAATTCTTTATCTGAACAGCTTAATACTGATATCTCAAATCTTGAAAAAAGCATTTACGAGGCTGCAGGTGAGGAATTTAATATTGCCTCTCCAAAACAATTAGGTGATATTTTATTTGATAAGATGAAATTGGTTGACAAGCCTAAAAAAACGAAAACAGGACAGTATGCCACTGGTGAAGAAATTTTGAGCTACTTAGCAAAAGATCATGAAATTATTCAACAGATATTAGATTATAGAGGGTTGTCAAAATTAAAAAGTACTTATGTTGATGCACTACCAAATCAGGTTGAATCTTCAACAAAACGGGTGCATACAGATTATATGCAAACTGTTGCAGCTACAGGGCGATTAAGTAGTAATAACCCAAATCTTCAAAACATTCCTATTCGTACAGAACGCGGTAGGCAAGTACGAAAAGCCTTTGTGCCAAGAAATGAAGATTATATTTTGTTGGCTGCCGATTATTCGCAAATAGAACTTCGAATTATAGCGGCTTTAAGTAAAGAAGAAACTATGATTTCGGCCTTTAAAAATGGTGAGGATATTCATGCGTCTACGGCATCCAAAGTATTTAATGTGCCAATTGCTGAGGTTACCCGTGAACAGCGAAGCAATGCTAAAACGGTAAATTTCGGTATTATTTATGGCGTTTCGGCGTTTGGATTGAGTAATCAAACCAATTTATCTCGTAGTGAATCCAAAGAATTGATAGATACCTATTATGAAACCTATCCAAAGCTTAGAAAATTTATGAGCGAACAAGTTGATTTTGCACGTGATAATGGTTATGTGCAAACCGTTTTAGGACGCAGACGTTATTTAAAAGATATTAATTCTCGAAATGCGGTAGTGCGTGGGGCAGCAGAACGTAATGCGGTAAACGCACCCATTCAGGGAAGTGCGGCCGATATTATTAAAATTGCTATGATTAATATTTATAAGAAACTTCAAGCAAATAATTATAAAACTAAAATGCTTCTACAGGTGCATGATGAATTGGTTTTTGATGTGTATAAACCAGAATTAGATGCTATTAAAGATTTGGTTAAAACCGAAATGGAACACGCTTATAAGCTGGAAGTGCCATTGGATGTTGAAATTGATACAGGATTAAATTGGTTGGAGGCACATTAA
- a CDS encoding NAD(P)-dependent oxidoreductase, which produces MKFNKLVGIEPLGLIPSANKDLESFAKTLILHTDMPSNADEIVKRIGDADAVLLSYTSTLTKDIIERCPNIKYIGMCCSLYAPESANVDIHYAHSRGITVTGVRDYGDEGVVEYVISELVRCLHGFGTTSDGKPRKAWSGIPREITGLKTGIIGLGKSGGMVADALHFLGADITYFARSEKQEAKGKGYEFLPLEELLEVNEVLIACLNKNTILLHENEFSKLGNKKILFNTGLSPAWDAKPFEEWLNTGDNVVYCDTLGALGHEHLLSKPNVNCLQVSTGRTQQAFIRLSEKVLANVTAYFKKQ; this is translated from the coding sequence ATGAAGTTCAATAAATTAGTAGGCATAGAGCCTTTAGGGTTAATACCTTCAGCAAATAAAGACTTAGAATCTTTTGCAAAAACACTTATTCTACATACTGATATGCCATCCAATGCAGATGAAATTGTAAAGCGTATTGGAGATGCCGATGCGGTATTACTAAGTTATACATCAACATTGACCAAGGATATTATAGAGCGTTGCCCTAATATAAAATACATTGGGATGTGTTGCTCTTTATATGCGCCAGAGAGTGCCAATGTTGATATTCATTATGCTCATTCACGGGGTATTACAGTTACGGGTGTGCGTGACTATGGTGATGAAGGCGTGGTAGAATATGTTATTAGCGAATTAGTTAGGTGTTTACACGGTTTTGGAACTACGTCAGATGGAAAACCAAGAAAAGCCTGGAGTGGTATTCCACGAGAAATAACAGGATTAAAAACAGGTATTATAGGGTTGGGGAAATCAGGAGGTATGGTTGCTGATGCGCTTCATTTTTTAGGAGCAGATATCACGTATTTTGCTCGTAGTGAAAAACAAGAAGCCAAAGGCAAAGGCTATGAGTTTTTACCTTTAGAAGAATTGCTTGAGGTAAACGAAGTACTAATTGCATGTTTAAATAAAAATACCATTTTATTGCATGAAAACGAGTTTTCTAAATTGGGTAATAAAAAGATATTATTTAACACAGGATTATCGCCTGCATGGGATGCCAAGCCATTTGAAGAATGGTTAAATACAGGTGATAATGTTGTGTACTGTGATACCCTTGGTGCTTTAGGTCATGAGCACTTATTAAGCAAACCAAACGTAAATTGCTTACAGGTTTCTACAGGTAGAACTCAACAAGCATTTATAAGGCTAAGTGAAAAAGTTTTAGCAAATGTAACCGCTTACTTTAAAAAGCAATAG